A stretch of Synechococcus sp. WH 8020 DNA encodes these proteins:
- a CDS encoding DUF1816 domain-containing protein encodes MSPLIRPLRSLANGLGFAWWARVQTHGPDVTYWFGPFVTKNGLEEVLPAFLEDLSSEAPSSIDHSVLRCRRSEPLTINAQG; translated from the coding sequence ATGAGCCCATTGATCAGGCCCCTGCGCAGTCTCGCCAACGGTCTTGGCTTTGCATGGTGGGCACGTGTCCAGACCCATGGGCCTGATGTCACGTATTGGTTTGGTCCTTTTGTGACCAAGAACGGTCTTGAAGAAGTCCTGCCGGCCTTTCTCGAAGACCTGTCTTCAGAAGCACCTTCTTCCATCGATCATTCGGTTCTCCGCTGCCGTCGATCCGAACCTCTAACCATCAACGCTCAAGGGTGA
- the rlmB gene encoding 23S rRNA (guanosine(2251)-2'-O)-methyltransferase RlmB: protein MSSRFDRRPPSGSGSGSGSRGRRPFRDGSPPMRRDRNDSWGGRPESGNSDRRSSDRRPSDRRFSERRSGDSYGTDRRPAFDRRSSDRRPSDRPFSNRQSSDRRFSERRYGDSGSNDRRPSFDRHSPEGRSSGNRFPEHRSRDSGSTDRRSSFDRRPSVDSSSDRFADSRPPEGSFSDRRFSERRFKDSGATDRRPSFDRRSSDRSYGERRARFAERRSQGGSSGKRLSSQRLDDQPRGESSPHAAEAVADDLLWGRHATQAALEAGRPIHRIWCTSELRSASKFLQLLRDAKSSGVLVEEVTWARLGQLTGGAVHQGIVLQTAAAETFDLDDLVKGCSALDEAPLLLALDGLTDPHNLGAIVRSAEALGAHGVVLPQRRSAGLTGSVAKVAAGALEHLPVARVVNLNRSLETLKSSGYRVIGLAEEGDLTLEEVDLDGPLVIVTGSEGQGLSMLTRRHCDQLIRIPLRGVTPSLNASVATALCLYEVARRGWMKGLKGQNPSPRITRPQLAGPPVETPPVVPEPGDSSIADPSSSQPSDQLPEMPSEQPSALASEQVTEQASEASLVSLDLQRESEMSGPDAFAVSIDL, encoded by the coding sequence ATGAGCTCACGATTCGATCGCCGCCCCCCTTCCGGCTCTGGCAGCGGCTCAGGTTCACGTGGTCGACGTCCGTTTCGTGATGGATCACCACCCATGCGTCGCGATCGGAATGACAGCTGGGGAGGTCGTCCTGAAAGCGGGAACAGCGACCGACGCTCCAGTGATCGGCGTCCCTCGGATCGGCGCTTTTCAGAACGGCGTTCTGGTGATTCATATGGAACGGACCGTCGACCGGCTTTTGATCGCCGCTCGTCTGACCGCAGACCCTCGGACCGACCATTTTCGAATCGACAGTCGTCTGATCGGCGTTTTTCAGAGCGTCGATATGGCGATTCGGGTTCCAATGATCGTCGGCCTTCCTTTGATCGTCACTCCCCAGAGGGCCGTTCTTCAGGCAACCGTTTTCCAGAACATCGCTCCAGAGATTCTGGCTCGACTGACCGTCGGTCTTCCTTCGACCGTCGCCCCTCCGTCGATAGCTCCTCAGACCGGTTTGCCGACAGTCGCCCCCCTGAAGGTTCATTCTCCGATCGGCGTTTTTCTGAACGACGTTTTAAAGATTCGGGCGCAACGGATCGTCGCCCATCTTTTGATCGCCGGTCCTCTGATCGCTCCTATGGAGAGCGTCGAGCGCGTTTTGCGGAACGTCGTAGTCAGGGCGGCAGCAGTGGCAAAAGGCTTTCTTCCCAACGTTTGGACGACCAACCTCGTGGTGAGTCGAGTCCACATGCCGCGGAGGCTGTGGCCGATGACTTGCTCTGGGGGCGCCATGCCACCCAAGCGGCTTTAGAGGCAGGCAGGCCTATTCATCGCATTTGGTGCACCTCTGAGTTGCGCAGTGCCTCGAAATTCCTTCAACTGCTCAGAGATGCCAAATCGTCCGGAGTTTTGGTGGAGGAGGTCACCTGGGCAAGGCTTGGCCAGCTCACCGGAGGCGCTGTGCACCAGGGCATTGTCTTGCAAACGGCCGCTGCTGAAACCTTCGATCTTGATGATTTGGTGAAGGGATGCAGCGCCTTGGACGAGGCACCGCTGTTGTTAGCCCTCGACGGTCTGACCGATCCCCATAATTTAGGCGCCATCGTGCGCTCAGCTGAAGCGCTAGGAGCTCATGGTGTTGTTCTTCCTCAACGAAGAAGTGCTGGGCTAACGGGCTCTGTTGCCAAGGTGGCTGCCGGTGCGCTTGAGCACTTACCAGTTGCGCGGGTTGTCAATCTCAACCGCTCTCTAGAAACCTTGAAATCCTCTGGTTATCGGGTGATCGGATTGGCTGAGGAAGGGGATCTCACTCTCGAAGAGGTGGATTTGGATGGTCCCCTAGTGATTGTGACCGGCTCTGAAGGGCAAGGATTGTCGATGTTGACGCGTCGTCATTGCGACCAGTTGATCCGCATTCCCTTACGAGGTGTCACCCCAAGCTTGAATGCATCGGTGGCCACTGCCCTCTGTCTGTACGAGGTGGCGCGTCGCGGTTGGATGAAGGGTCTCAAGGGACAGAACCCATCGCCACGAATCACAAGGCCGCAATTGGCTGGACCCCCTGTCGAAACGCCCCCTGTTGTTCCAGAACCCGGCGACTCCTCCATCGCTGATCCATCGTCTTCTCAACCATCAGATCAGCTCCCAGAAATGCCCTCAGAACAGCCATCTGCTCTGGCTTCTGAGCAGGTCACTGAGCAAGCTTCGGAGGCGTCACTGGTCAGTCTTGATTTACAGCGGGAGTCTGAAATGTCAGGACCTGATGCTTTTGCAGTGAGTATTGATCTCTAA
- a CDS encoding Mini-ribonuclease 3 yields the protein MSDWIRSQFPQEPERDLGSLQLAWLGDAVWELHQRLRFCKTPGRSQDLHQAVVSLVRADAQAAALEKLEPFLTDQERDYVRRGRNRAGRGPKRADAGIYGRATGFETMIGWLFLQNPARLAQLLDQLEETDTVLS from the coding sequence TTGAGTGACTGGATTCGTTCTCAGTTTCCTCAAGAGCCTGAGCGTGATCTTGGATCGCTCCAACTCGCTTGGCTTGGGGATGCTGTTTGGGAACTGCATCAACGGCTGAGATTTTGTAAAACTCCAGGACGTTCTCAGGATCTTCACCAAGCCGTCGTCTCTCTCGTTAGGGCTGACGCCCAAGCGGCTGCACTTGAGAAACTTGAGCCGTTTTTGACGGATCAGGAACGCGATTACGTGAGGCGTGGTCGCAATAGGGCTGGCCGGGGACCCAAGCGAGCTGATGCCGGCATCTATGGAAGAGCAACGGGATTTGAGACAATGATTGGCTGGCTCTTTTTGCAAAATCCGGCGCGGCTTGCGCAGCTCTTGGATCAACTCGAGGAGACCGACACCGTCCTGTCATAA
- a CDS encoding STAS domain-containing protein, with the protein MQRLTVSLRGGFEQKGGCVVFHFTGQLDAYSESQFMTYVTDVLKTNKSPAVIDLIKVDFLDSSGLGALVQFAKQCKDSKRRFAVVGNARVVQTVKLVRLEEFLHLSEDLDKAVSQFAT; encoded by the coding sequence CTGCAGCGATTAACCGTTTCGCTTCGGGGTGGCTTCGAGCAGAAGGGTGGCTGCGTGGTGTTTCATTTCACCGGTCAGCTTGATGCCTATTCCGAGAGTCAGTTCATGACCTATGTGACTGATGTTTTGAAAACGAATAAGTCACCGGCCGTGATCGACCTCATCAAGGTTGATTTCCTTGATTCTTCTGGTTTAGGTGCTCTTGTTCAATTCGCCAAACAATGCAAAGACTCCAAGCGACGCTTTGCGGTGGTTGGTAATGCCCGAGTTGTTCAAACCGTCAAGTTGGTGAGACTTGAAGAGTTTCTCCACCTTTCTGAAGATCTTGATAAAGCTGTTAGCCAATTTGCAACTTGA
- the carA gene encoding glutamine-hydrolyzing carbamoyl-phosphate synthase small subunit, which translates to MTAPNPFTARLVLQDGTVLEGFACGQRGSVIGEVVFNTGMTGYQEVLTDPSYSGQLITFTYPEIGNTGVNPDDQEADQPHARGLIVRQLAPQDSNWRSQQSLPEWMEQNGVIGIHGVDTRALVRHLRELGPMNGVISSDGRSALELLEELKQAPSMEGLNLADQVSTSTGYSWTKPCNVLFDQRFQTRPERPYRVVAIDFGIKRAILERLVSHGCDLTVLPANTDINTVLSYEPEGVFLSNGPGDPAAVQSGITLASSLLEHRQLPMFGICLGHQILGLALGGTTFKLAYGHRGLNHPCGSTGQVEITSQNHGFALDAASLPTEDVEITHFNLNDRTVAALAHRTQPVFGVQYHPEASPGPHDADHHFARFASLMADRR; encoded by the coding sequence ATGACCGCTCCTAACCCATTCACAGCGCGTCTGGTCCTGCAGGACGGCACAGTTCTCGAAGGTTTTGCCTGCGGTCAGCGCGGCAGTGTGATCGGAGAGGTGGTGTTCAACACAGGCATGACTGGATACCAAGAGGTGTTGACGGATCCCAGTTATTCAGGCCAGCTCATTACCTTTACGTATCCAGAGATAGGAAATACGGGTGTTAACCCAGATGATCAAGAGGCGGATCAGCCTCATGCCCGTGGATTGATCGTGAGGCAGTTGGCCCCACAAGACAGCAACTGGCGCAGCCAACAATCTCTTCCTGAATGGATGGAGCAAAACGGTGTGATCGGAATTCACGGTGTGGATACCCGTGCTCTCGTTAGGCATTTGCGCGAGTTGGGCCCCATGAACGGTGTGATCAGCAGCGATGGGCGCTCGGCCCTTGAGCTTTTAGAGGAACTGAAGCAAGCCCCTTCGATGGAGGGTCTCAATCTGGCTGATCAGGTGTCGACTTCAACTGGGTACAGCTGGACCAAGCCCTGCAATGTCTTGTTTGACCAACGGTTTCAGACCCGTCCTGAACGCCCCTATCGAGTTGTAGCGATTGATTTCGGAATTAAGCGAGCCATTCTTGAACGTCTTGTGAGCCATGGTTGTGACTTAACGGTTTTGCCTGCCAACACCGATATCAACACCGTGCTCTCCTACGAACCGGAAGGGGTTTTTCTGTCCAACGGACCTGGCGATCCTGCGGCTGTGCAATCAGGCATCACCCTGGCCAGCAGCTTGCTGGAACACAGGCAGCTGCCGATGTTTGGGATCTGTCTGGGGCATCAAATTCTGGGATTGGCCCTCGGTGGCACAACGTTCAAGTTGGCGTATGGCCATCGGGGCCTCAATCATCCATGTGGCAGCACTGGTCAGGTGGAAATCACAAGTCAAAACCATGGTTTTGCTCTTGATGCAGCTTCATTGCCTACGGAGGACGTAGAGATCACTCACTTCAACTTGAACGACCGCACCGTGGCGGCATTGGCCCATCGAACCCAACCGGTGTTTGGCGTTCAATATCACCCTGAAGCCAGCCCAGGCCCCCATGATGCCGATCATCATTTCGCCCGATTTGCGAGCTTGATGGCTGATCGCCGTTGA
- the trpD gene encoding anthranilate phosphoribosyltransferase produces MVTASASWPQLLEQLLVGNVLSKENAAALMEAWLAEELTPVQTGAFLAALRARDVHGSELAAMAEVLRKACALQTATPILGLVDTCGTGGDGADTFNISTAVAFTAAACGAHVAKHGNRSASGKVGSADVLEGLGLRLKAPLESVVGALPVSGVTFLFAPAWHPALVNLAPLRRSLGVRTVFNLLGPLVNPLTPEAQVLGVAKADLLDPMAEALQQLGLTRAVVVHGAGGLDEASLEGPNQVRILENGNVRSEQLTASDFGLTPAPLAALRGGDLVTNQQILEAVLKGEAPEAHRDAVAFNTALVLWAAGVQSDLAEGVKQALTSLEEGQPWHRLVSLRDVLEGRKEE; encoded by the coding sequence ATGGTGACTGCATCAGCGTCCTGGCCCCAACTGCTTGAGCAATTGTTGGTAGGCAACGTGTTGTCCAAGGAGAACGCTGCTGCGCTCATGGAGGCGTGGCTGGCGGAAGAGCTCACGCCAGTTCAGACCGGTGCCTTTCTTGCGGCGTTGCGTGCACGCGATGTTCATGGATCAGAACTCGCTGCGATGGCCGAGGTTTTGCGCAAGGCGTGTGCACTCCAAACCGCGACACCCATTCTTGGGCTGGTCGATACCTGTGGCACTGGTGGAGATGGAGCCGATACCTTCAACATCTCGACAGCTGTGGCGTTTACAGCGGCGGCCTGTGGGGCTCATGTCGCTAAACATGGCAACCGCAGCGCCAGTGGAAAGGTTGGCTCTGCTGATGTTCTGGAGGGATTGGGCCTGCGTCTCAAGGCGCCGCTGGAATCAGTGGTGGGTGCCTTGCCTGTTTCGGGAGTGACGTTCCTCTTTGCACCTGCATGGCATCCAGCACTCGTCAACCTCGCACCGCTTCGCCGCAGTTTGGGGGTGAGAACGGTGTTTAACCTGCTCGGCCCTCTTGTGAATCCACTCACACCCGAAGCTCAAGTTCTTGGTGTTGCCAAAGCTGACCTGTTGGACCCGATGGCCGAGGCGTTGCAACAACTTGGTCTCACACGCGCCGTTGTGGTGCATGGCGCAGGAGGGCTGGATGAAGCCTCGCTGGAGGGACCCAATCAAGTACGCATTCTTGAAAACGGAAACGTTCGTTCCGAGCAACTCACTGCCTCTGATTTTGGTCTGACTCCTGCGCCCCTTGCGGCCTTAAGAGGTGGGGATTTGGTGACCAATCAGCAGATTCTTGAGGCGGTCTTGAAGGGTGAAGCTCCTGAGGCGCACCGTGATGCGGTTGCCTTCAATACCGCGCTGGTCCTTTGGGCTGCAGGTGTTCAGTCTGATCTGGCTGAGGGTGTCAAACAGGCTTTGACAAGCCTGGAAGAAGGTCAGCCGTGGCATCGACTTGTGTCTCTCCGTGATGTCTTGGAAGGTCGCAAGGAAGAATGA
- a CDS encoding ABC transporter ATP-binding protein encodes MAAFRLDLIGRYLRPHRRTVVVGALTLVVVNILSVTIPLEVRRVIDDLQDGFAISDVLRQAGFIVLLATSMGIARLISRQLVFGVGRQVEVELRQKLFDQMLLQEPGWVQQTGSGEIISRATSDVENVRRLLGFAVLSLTNTVLAYAFTLPAMLAIDPGLTVAAIALYPVMLGSVRLFGGRMMRQQRRQQEDLAGLSELIQEDLSGIAAIKIYGQEAPELDAFGTRNKNYRDSAIRLARTRSTLFPLLEGISSISLLLLIALGSGQLERGTLTIGGLVALILYVERLVFPTALLGFTLNTFQTGQVSLERVEELLSRQPRIRDPLEPVAVQQGMQGELIANNLHIRYDGSDQDTLRGLSFRIAPGELVAVVGPVGCGKTTLARALGRMVEIPEGQLFLDGFDITQFRLQDLREQIALVPQEGYLFTSSLADNLRYGEPEAGMDRVEAAADQARLLADVKGFPDGFDTLVGERGITLSGGQRQRTALGRALLMTSPLLVLDDALASVDNNTAAEILASVRRQTQRTIVMISHQLSAAAACDRILVLEQGRLVQQGHHNELITIQGPYRSLWEREQAAERLDAVA; translated from the coding sequence ATGGCCGCCTTCCGCCTCGATTTAATCGGTCGCTATCTGCGGCCGCACCGTCGCACGGTTGTGGTGGGAGCCCTAACGCTGGTTGTGGTGAATATTCTCAGCGTCACGATCCCGCTTGAGGTCAGGCGAGTGATTGATGACTTACAAGACGGGTTCGCAATCTCCGACGTGCTGCGTCAAGCCGGCTTCATCGTGCTGCTGGCCACGAGCATGGGAATCGCACGGCTGATTTCACGCCAATTGGTGTTTGGGGTTGGGCGGCAGGTTGAGGTGGAATTACGCCAAAAATTATTTGATCAGATGCTGCTGCAAGAGCCCGGCTGGGTGCAGCAAACGGGAAGTGGAGAAATTATTAGCCGTGCCACGAGCGATGTTGAAAACGTCAGAAGACTTCTTGGCTTTGCTGTCCTCAGCCTGACCAACACCGTCTTGGCATACGCCTTCACGCTCCCAGCAATGTTGGCAATTGATCCAGGGCTCACCGTTGCAGCGATCGCGTTGTATCCAGTCATGCTCGGTTCGGTGCGCTTGTTTGGCGGCCGGATGATGCGCCAACAGCGACGCCAACAGGAAGATCTAGCGGGTCTAAGTGAGCTCATTCAAGAAGATCTTTCCGGCATCGCGGCGATCAAGATTTACGGACAAGAGGCTCCGGAACTAGACGCCTTTGGCACTCGAAACAAAAACTACAGAGATTCAGCCATTCGCTTGGCTCGAACCCGCAGCACCCTTTTTCCACTATTAGAAGGAATTTCCTCCATCTCTTTGCTGCTCCTGATTGCCCTTGGCAGTGGGCAGTTGGAACGGGGAACGCTCACCATCGGCGGTTTGGTTGCTCTAATCCTTTATGTGGAACGACTGGTCTTTCCAACGGCGTTGTTGGGCTTCACACTCAACACTTTTCAGACGGGCCAGGTGAGCCTGGAGCGGGTTGAGGAATTGCTATCTCGCCAACCTCGGATTCGAGATCCCCTCGAACCCGTTGCAGTTCAACAAGGGATGCAAGGCGAACTGATCGCAAATAATTTGCATATTCGATATGACGGAAGCGATCAAGACACCTTGAGAGGCCTTTCGTTCCGCATTGCGCCTGGCGAATTGGTGGCTGTTGTTGGTCCTGTTGGTTGCGGAAAAACCACCCTTGCCCGAGCCCTTGGTCGCATGGTGGAAATCCCTGAGGGACAGCTGTTTCTGGATGGCTTCGACATCACACAATTTCGACTCCAAGACCTCAGAGAACAGATCGCTCTTGTGCCACAGGAGGGCTATCTGTTCACGAGCAGCCTTGCCGACAACCTTCGCTACGGAGAGCCTGAAGCAGGCATGGATCGCGTCGAAGCAGCAGCTGATCAGGCCCGATTGCTCGCCGATGTGAAAGGTTTCCCCGATGGTTTTGACACCTTGGTGGGAGAGAGAGGGATCACGCTCAGCGGAGGTCAACGGCAACGGACGGCCCTTGGCAGAGCCTTGTTGATGACATCACCGTTATTGGTTTTAGACGACGCACTAGCCAGCGTTGACAACAACACCGCCGCAGAAATTCTCGCGTCCGTCCGTCGGCAAACGCAACGCACGATTGTGATGATCAGCCACCAATTGTCGGCTGCAGCTGCTTGCGATCGGATTCTTGTTCTGGAACAGGGCCGCCTCGTCCAACAAGGCCATCACAACGAACTCATCACCATCCAAGGTCCTTATCGCAGCCTTTGGGAGCGCGAGCAGGCGGCAGAACGCTTGGATGCCGTTGCTTGA
- the msrA gene encoding peptide-methionine (S)-S-oxide reductase MsrA: MLPSWLTGQTSPSQPSSDQGRHVVLGTALNAPLMDDQEEALFGCGCFWGAEKGFWRLPGVVSTAVGYAGGKVENPSYEQVCSGRTGHSEVVRVVWSTTAINFSDLLKLFWECHNPTQGDQQGNDRGSQYRSAIYTSTEHQAELAVASRDWYQSALNKQTPAAITTEIAADQVFFRAEEYHQQYLARPGSRPYCSAMPTGVLLGDFAGANYKLPSSVWSHYDWSISHCVLRGDNSPISLKD; this comes from the coding sequence ATGCTGCCTTCCTGGCTTACTGGACAAACCTCACCCTCACAGCCGTCCAGCGATCAAGGGCGGCATGTGGTGCTCGGGACTGCACTGAATGCGCCGCTCATGGACGATCAGGAAGAGGCCCTGTTTGGTTGCGGCTGTTTCTGGGGAGCTGAGAAAGGCTTTTGGAGACTTCCTGGTGTGGTTTCAACAGCCGTTGGTTATGCGGGCGGGAAAGTCGAAAATCCAAGCTATGAACAAGTTTGCAGCGGACGCACAGGCCACTCGGAAGTCGTGAGGGTGGTTTGGAGCACGACGGCCATTAATTTCAGTGATCTCTTGAAATTGTTTTGGGAATGCCACAACCCAACGCAAGGCGATCAACAAGGAAACGACCGTGGCAGCCAATATCGCTCAGCGATTTACACCAGCACAGAGCACCAAGCGGAGCTGGCAGTCGCAAGCCGGGATTGGTATCAGTCTGCATTGAACAAACAAACCCCCGCTGCAATCACAACGGAGATCGCGGCCGACCAAGTCTTTTTTAGGGCGGAGGAGTACCACCAGCAATACTTAGCTCGACCAGGCAGCAGGCCCTATTGCTCAGCCATGCCAACTGGTGTTTTGCTCGGAGACTTCGCAGGTGCAAACTACAAACTTCCAAGTTCGGTTTGGAGCCACTACGACTGGTCCATCAGTCACTGTGTTTTACGCGGTGACAACAGCCCCATTTCTCTGAAGGATTAA
- a CDS encoding cupin domain-containing protein yields MQSPIIKYWRLWVNEKGTSSQSLHALNNHQQSVFAQGAAPIWCARHSPVESQLVTLILMPGDVFAWHENPAPQWIMTLRGHWAVKTMDGTVVEMGPGDISFGGDQGTFNQQGHCSWCIGDRPTELLLVQASEAPSWNPC; encoded by the coding sequence ATGCAATCACCAATAATTAAGTACTGGCGTCTCTGGGTCAATGAAAAGGGAACCAGCTCTCAGTCACTTCATGCGTTGAATAATCACCAGCAATCTGTTTTTGCTCAAGGTGCTGCGCCAATATGGTGTGCACGTCACTCCCCGGTTGAAAGTCAACTGGTCACGCTGATCTTGATGCCTGGAGATGTGTTTGCGTGGCATGAAAATCCTGCTCCTCAATGGATCATGACTCTGCGCGGTCATTGGGCAGTGAAAACCATGGACGGCACAGTGGTGGAAATGGGGCCTGGGGATATCAGTTTCGGTGGCGATCAAGGAACTTTCAATCAGCAAGGGCATTGCTCTTGGTGTATTGGTGATCGACCTACCGAATTGCTCTTGGTTCAGGCTTCAGAGGCACCGAGCTGGAATCCCTGCTGA
- a CDS encoding M16 family metallopeptidase, with the protein MSTTDLVLDPVQTPGVLAAKMWIGCGSSADPIGQRGAHQLLASVMTRGCGSLDAIQMADLVEGCGAGLRCDTNEDGLLISMKCRDLDSPQLLPLLGSMVHEPHLQADQVNLERELSLQALQRQREDPFHLAFDGWRQLAYGAGPYGHDPLGVSSELEKLNAESLRPIATSLSSEPAILALSGSIPEGLLDQLQADGICPQPQSAESDLDVKESSNRASLSAEQTVHLHPQSTEQVVLMLGQPTLPHGHPDDLALRLLQTHLGTGMSSLLFRRLREDHGVAYDVGVHHPARAKASPFVLHASTAVDKALTSLDLLMMSWQELMEHTLVSTDLNLARAKLRGQLAHASQTTGQRAERRAQLRGLGLPDKHDHDCMEALETLDGTALRLAASRHLANPLLSLSGPQSAIESLADRWQQALGQR; encoded by the coding sequence GTGAGCACGACAGATTTGGTGCTGGATCCTGTTCAGACCCCCGGGGTGTTGGCCGCCAAAATGTGGATCGGTTGTGGAAGCTCTGCTGATCCGATCGGTCAGAGGGGAGCTCATCAACTGTTGGCATCCGTGATGACTCGCGGCTGTGGCTCCCTCGATGCCATCCAAATGGCTGATCTCGTGGAGGGTTGTGGTGCAGGCCTTCGCTGCGACACCAATGAGGATGGCTTGCTGATCAGCATGAAATGCCGGGATCTCGATAGTCCCCAATTGCTTCCCCTCTTGGGCTCGATGGTTCATGAACCGCATCTGCAAGCCGATCAGGTGAACCTGGAGCGGGAGTTGAGTCTTCAGGCCTTGCAGCGTCAGCGAGAAGATCCCTTCCATCTGGCCTTTGATGGCTGGCGCCAACTGGCCTATGGCGCGGGCCCCTATGGCCATGACCCCCTGGGAGTTTCGAGTGAGTTGGAGAAACTCAATGCAGAGTCTCTACGGCCGATTGCCACATCGCTCAGTTCTGAACCAGCGATTTTGGCGTTGTCGGGTTCGATTCCAGAGGGATTGTTGGACCAGCTTCAAGCAGACGGAATTTGTCCTCAACCCCAATCCGCTGAATCGGATCTGGACGTCAAAGAATCGAGTAACCGAGCATCACTGAGCGCGGAACAAACCGTTCACCTCCACCCGCAGTCCACCGAGCAGGTTGTGCTGATGCTCGGTCAGCCAACACTCCCTCACGGACACCCAGACGATCTTGCGCTTCGTTTGCTGCAAACCCATTTGGGTACCGGTATGTCCAGCTTGCTTTTTCGCCGGCTTCGCGAAGACCACGGCGTGGCCTATGACGTCGGCGTGCACCATCCAGCAAGAGCCAAAGCCTCACCTTTTGTTTTGCATGCTTCAACCGCGGTCGACAAGGCCTTAACGAGCTTGGACCTGCTGATGATGAGTTGGCAGGAACTGATGGAACACACCCTTGTGAGCACAGACCTCAATCTGGCGCGGGCCAAATTACGTGGTCAGTTGGCCCATGCCTCTCAAACAACCGGTCAGAGAGCTGAACGTCGTGCTCAGCTCCGAGGCCTTGGCCTTCCCGATAAGCATGACCATGACTGCATGGAGGCTTTAGAGACCCTTGATGGCACTGCTTTGCGTTTGGCAGCATCCCGCCATCTTGCCAATCCTCTTCTCAGTCTTTCTGGACCACAATCTGCGATTGAATCCTTGGCTGATCGATGGCAACAAGCACTTGGTCAACGTTGA
- a CDS encoding M16 family metallopeptidase — protein sequence MPDAALTCLDFWCRGGSTWEGHGEEGLAHFLEHMVFKGSDTLQAGEFDRRIEALGGSSNAATGFDDVHFHVLVPSNCAQNALDLLLDLVLNPALREDAYGMERDVVLEEIAQYRDQPDEQVFQSLLSKGFGEHPYGRPILGWEQSLIDSTPEGMRQFHNRRYRGPNCCLAISGAVTSSVLEQIHSSRLTELEGNLDLGDESASASSSLAFQSGRQALRFPRLEAARLLMAWPMAAANDQDNVMGADLATTLLAEGRRSRLVQRLREDLQIVESIDMDVTVMEQGSVVMLEACCPEDQIDQVEAVIAEELKRATVDAIADDELHRAQQLVGNGLRFSLEAPGSVAAIAGSQSLWGRTQTLLSPLSHLQTWTVERLQESLLPRLQPDQAFTLLALPEDSE from the coding sequence ATGCCAGATGCAGCCCTCACTTGTCTTGATTTCTGGTGTCGAGGAGGAAGCACCTGGGAAGGTCATGGGGAAGAAGGCCTTGCCCACTTTTTAGAGCACATGGTGTTTAAGGGCAGCGACACTCTTCAGGCCGGAGAATTTGATCGTCGGATTGAAGCCCTCGGTGGCAGCAGTAATGCGGCAACCGGTTTTGATGATGTGCATTTTCACGTCTTGGTGCCTTCCAACTGCGCTCAGAACGCCCTTGACCTGTTGCTTGACCTTGTGCTCAATCCAGCGTTGAGAGAGGACGCTTATGGCATGGAGAGGGATGTGGTCCTGGAAGAAATTGCCCAGTACCGAGATCAACCGGATGAACAAGTTTTCCAATCTCTGTTGTCTAAGGGGTTTGGAGAACACCCATACGGCCGTCCAATCCTCGGATGGGAACAGAGTTTGATCGATAGCACTCCAGAGGGAATGCGCCAATTTCACAACAGGAGGTATCGCGGCCCCAACTGTTGTTTGGCCATCAGTGGAGCTGTGACATCGAGCGTCTTGGAGCAGATTCACTCCAGCCGTCTCACCGAACTCGAAGGCAACCTTGATCTTGGCGACGAATCCGCATCCGCTTCCAGTTCGCTCGCGTTTCAAAGCGGCCGGCAAGCCCTTCGCTTCCCTCGTCTGGAGGCAGCGCGGTTGCTGATGGCATGGCCGATGGCTGCAGCCAACGACCAAGACAACGTGATGGGTGCCGACCTCGCGACCACCCTGCTGGCGGAGGGGAGGCGTAGTCGTTTGGTGCAACGCTTGAGGGAAGACCTACAAATCGTGGAATCCATTGATATGGACGTCACTGTGATGGAACAGGGAAGCGTGGTGATGTTGGAGGCCTGTTGTCCTGAAGACCAGATTGATCAGGTTGAAGCCGTGATCGCGGAGGAATTGAAACGGGCCACGGTGGATGCCATCGCCGATGACGAACTGCATCGAGCACAGCAATTGGTGGGGAATGGCCTTCGATTCAGCTTGGAAGCCCCAGGATCAGTGGCTGCAATTGCTGGATCCCAATCCCTATGGGGCCGAACCCAAACGTTGTTATCTCCGCTCAGTCATCTGCAGACTTGGACGGTTGAGCGCTTGCAAGAGTCCCTTCTGCCTCGTTTGCAACCGGATCAAGCGTTCACCCTTTTGGCCTTACCCGAGGACTCGGAGTGA